In Nocardioides sp. zg-1228, a single window of DNA contains:
- a CDS encoding 4Fe-4S dicluster domain-containing protein: protein MIGRNSLFGPLDPAPDAGYVDPPKRKGFFTDTSVCIGCKACEVACKEWNDVPENLFEMLGTSYDNSHSLNANQWRHVAFIERSARTEAPQPQRADLGMPTVGAPPSDVPEEAKPDFQWLMSSDVCKHCTHAACLDVCPTGSLFRSEFGTVVVQDEICNGCGYCVAACPYGVIDRRRGPEGDPKVGIAQKCTLCYDRLTDGQRPACAAACPTESIQYGDVEELRERADARVALLHERGVMDARLYGNDPEDGVGGTGAMFLLLDEPEVYGLPPDPVVTTRDLPQMFSRAGMAGTALLLGAALSFVRRRS, encoded by the coding sequence GTGATCGGCCGCAACAGCCTCTTCGGACCGCTCGACCCGGCGCCCGACGCCGGCTACGTCGACCCGCCCAAGCGCAAGGGCTTCTTCACCGACACCAGCGTGTGCATCGGGTGCAAGGCCTGCGAGGTGGCGTGCAAGGAGTGGAACGACGTCCCGGAGAACCTCTTCGAGATGCTCGGCACCTCCTACGACAACAGCCACTCCCTCAACGCCAACCAGTGGCGCCACGTGGCCTTCATCGAGCGCTCCGCCCGCACGGAGGCACCGCAGCCACAGCGCGCGGACCTCGGCATGCCGACCGTCGGCGCCCCACCCAGCGACGTGCCCGAGGAGGCCAAGCCCGACTTCCAGTGGCTGATGTCCTCCGACGTGTGCAAGCACTGCACCCACGCCGCCTGCCTCGACGTGTGCCCGACCGGCTCGCTCTTCCGCAGCGAGTTCGGCACGGTCGTGGTGCAGGACGAGATCTGCAACGGCTGCGGCTACTGCGTCGCCGCCTGCCCCTACGGCGTGATCGACCGCCGCCGCGGTCCGGAGGGCGACCCCAAGGTGGGCATCGCCCAGAAGTGCACCCTCTGCTACGACCGGCTCACCGACGGCCAACGACCGGCGTGCGCGGCCGCGTGCCCGACCGAGTCGATCCAGTACGGCGACGTGGAGGAGCTGCGCGAGCGCGCCGACGCCCGGGTGGCGCTGCTCCACGAGCGCGGGGTGATGGACGCCCGGCTCTACGGCAACGACCCCGAGGACGGCGTGGGCGGCACCGGGGCGATGTTCCTGCTCCTCGACGAGCCGGAGGTCTACGGCCTGCCGCCCGACCCGGTCGTCACCACCCGGGACCTGCCGCAGATGTTCAGCCGCGCCGGGATGGCGGGCACGGCGCTGCTGCTCGGCGCGGCGCTGTCG
- the fdh gene encoding formate dehydrogenase — MGESRSQLPWPVLRQLVSGDFLGRGKAVRSRATDEIEPRTTTADRVARSVCPYCAVGCGQKIFVKDEQIVQIEGDPDSPVNRGRLCPKGSASKNLVTSELRETTVKYRRPFATEWEHLDLTTAMEMIADRVVTSRRDAWQELDEKGRRVRRTMGIASLGGATLDNEENYLIKKLFTAMGAIQIENQARIUHSATVPGLGTSFGRGGATGFTADLANADCIIIQGSNMAEAHPVGFQWVVEAQRRGAKVIHVDPRFTRTSAVADKHVPIRVGSDIAFLGGIVRYVLENELDFRDYVVNYTNAATLVSDAFEDTDDLDGLFSGFDPERRTYDPTSWAYDVEDGPGEQSSAQADDSEETQEQSDTAAGMQNEAHGMQVAGHPRRDETLQHPRCVYQVLKRHFSRYTPEVVEQTCGVSQADFLEVCRAWTENSGRERTTALVYSVGWTQHSVGVQYIRTGAILQLLLGNMGRPGGGVMALRGHASIQGSTDIPTLFNLLPGYLPMPNPGQHATLSDYVDSIRNPGSKGFWSKADAYTVSLLKAYWGDAATADNDYCFDYLPKITGDHGTYRTVLDMIDGKVSGYFLLGQNPAVGSAHGRAQRLGMANLDWLVVRDLFEIESASFWKDGPEVATGEIVPEECRTEVFLFPAASYAEKEGTFTQTQRMLQWREKAVDPPGDCRSELWFFYHLGRMVRERLAGSTDERDRPLLDLAWDYPVHDEGALGSEGAAAWGEPSAEAVLKEINGYDVATLRPLSSFLEMKADGSTAGGCWIYTGVFADGVNQANRRTSRHDQSYVAPEWGWAWPMNRRILYNRASADPEGRPWSERKAYVWWDPTLGEAGEWTGDDVPDFEKTKPPSYRSPEGSDGVEAIEGIDPFIMQGDGKGALYAPQGLIDGPMPTHYEPVESPFRNPLYGQQGNPTRKAYDRDDNRMNPSPPEEHSEVFPFVFTTSRLTEHHTAGGMSRYLEHLAELQPEMFVEVSPALARERGLEHMGWCHVITARSAIEGRVLVTERLRPLRVEGRTVHQVWMPYHWGSGGLVSGDSTNDLFGISLDPNVLIQESKVGTCDVRPGRRPQGAALRALVADYARRAGVDDGVPARIVTASEGAQARSLAGADTSDDDQHDQEGQ; from the coding sequence ATGGGTGAGTCCCGTTCCCAGTTGCCGTGGCCTGTGCTCCGCCAGCTCGTCAGCGGCGACTTCCTCGGCCGCGGCAAGGCCGTGCGCTCGCGGGCCACCGACGAGATCGAGCCCCGCACCACCACCGCCGACCGGGTCGCGCGCAGCGTGTGCCCCTACTGCGCGGTCGGCTGCGGGCAGAAGATCTTCGTCAAGGACGAGCAGATCGTGCAGATCGAGGGCGACCCCGACAGCCCGGTCAACCGCGGCCGGCTGTGCCCGAAGGGCTCGGCCAGCAAGAACCTGGTGACCAGCGAGCTGCGCGAGACCACGGTGAAGTACCGCCGCCCCTTCGCGACCGAGTGGGAGCACCTCGACCTCACCACCGCGATGGAGATGATCGCCGACCGCGTGGTGACGTCGCGCCGTGACGCCTGGCAGGAGCTCGACGAGAAGGGCCGCCGGGTGCGCCGCACGATGGGCATCGCGAGCCTCGGAGGGGCGACCCTCGACAACGAGGAGAACTACCTCATCAAGAAGCTCTTCACCGCGATGGGCGCCATCCAGATCGAGAACCAGGCGCGTATTTGACACTCCGCCACCGTCCCCGGTCTGGGGACCAGCTTCGGACGCGGCGGCGCCACCGGCTTCACGGCTGACCTCGCCAACGCGGACTGCATCATCATCCAGGGCTCCAACATGGCCGAGGCCCACCCGGTGGGCTTCCAGTGGGTCGTGGAGGCGCAACGGCGTGGCGCGAAGGTGATCCACGTCGACCCGCGGTTCACCCGCACCAGCGCGGTGGCCGACAAGCACGTCCCGATCCGCGTCGGCAGCGACATCGCGTTCCTGGGCGGCATCGTCCGCTACGTCCTGGAGAACGAGCTCGACTTCCGCGACTACGTCGTCAACTACACCAACGCCGCGACGCTCGTCAGCGATGCGTTCGAGGACACCGACGACCTCGACGGGCTGTTCAGCGGCTTCGACCCCGAGAGGCGCACCTACGACCCGACGAGCTGGGCCTACGACGTCGAGGACGGCCCGGGCGAGCAGAGCTCGGCGCAGGCCGACGACTCCGAGGAGACCCAGGAGCAGAGCGACACCGCTGCCGGCATGCAGAACGAGGCCCACGGCATGCAGGTGGCGGGACACCCGCGGCGCGACGAGACGCTGCAGCACCCGCGCTGCGTCTACCAGGTGCTCAAGCGCCACTTCTCCCGCTACACCCCCGAGGTGGTCGAGCAGACCTGCGGCGTGAGCCAGGCCGACTTCCTCGAGGTGTGCCGGGCCTGGACGGAGAACTCCGGCCGCGAGCGCACGACCGCGCTGGTCTACAGCGTCGGCTGGACCCAGCACAGCGTCGGCGTGCAGTACATCCGCACCGGAGCGATCCTGCAGCTGCTGCTCGGCAACATGGGTCGTCCCGGAGGCGGCGTGATGGCGCTGCGCGGCCACGCGAGCATCCAGGGATCCACCGACATCCCCACCCTGTTCAACCTCCTGCCCGGCTACCTGCCGATGCCCAACCCCGGCCAGCACGCGACCCTGTCGGACTACGTCGACAGCATCCGCAACCCCGGCAGCAAGGGCTTCTGGTCCAAGGCCGACGCCTACACCGTGAGCCTGCTCAAGGCCTACTGGGGCGACGCGGCCACTGCCGACAACGACTACTGCTTCGACTACCTGCCCAAGATCACCGGCGACCACGGCACCTACCGCACCGTGCTCGACATGATCGACGGCAAGGTCTCCGGCTACTTCCTGCTCGGCCAGAACCCCGCGGTCGGCTCGGCCCACGGTCGCGCGCAGCGCCTCGGCATGGCCAACCTCGACTGGCTCGTGGTGCGCGACCTGTTCGAGATCGAGAGCGCGTCGTTCTGGAAGGACGGGCCCGAGGTCGCCACCGGCGAGATCGTGCCCGAGGAGTGCCGCACCGAGGTCTTCCTCTTCCCGGCCGCGTCCTACGCCGAGAAGGAGGGCACCTTCACCCAGACCCAGCGGATGCTGCAGTGGCGTGAGAAGGCCGTCGACCCGCCGGGCGACTGCCGCTCGGAGCTGTGGTTCTTCTACCACCTCGGGCGCATGGTCCGCGAGCGCCTGGCGGGCTCGACCGACGAGCGCGACCGGCCCCTGCTCGACCTCGCCTGGGACTACCCCGTGCACGACGAGGGCGCGCTCGGCAGCGAGGGCGCCGCCGCCTGGGGCGAGCCCAGCGCGGAGGCCGTGCTCAAGGAGATCAACGGCTACGACGTCGCCACCCTCCGCCCGCTGTCGTCCTTCCTGGAGATGAAGGCCGACGGGTCGACGGCCGGCGGGTGCTGGATCTACACCGGCGTCTTCGCCGACGGCGTCAACCAGGCCAACCGCCGCACGTCGCGCCACGACCAGTCGTACGTCGCGCCGGAGTGGGGCTGGGCCTGGCCGATGAACCGCCGCATCCTCTACAACCGCGCCTCCGCCGACCCCGAGGGCCGGCCGTGGAGCGAGCGCAAGGCCTACGTCTGGTGGGACCCGACACTCGGCGAGGCCGGCGAGTGGACCGGCGACGACGTCCCCGACTTCGAGAAGACCAAGCCGCCGTCCTACCGCTCGCCCGAGGGGTCCGACGGTGTCGAGGCGATCGAGGGCATCGACCCGTTCATCATGCAGGGCGACGGGAAGGGTGCGCTCTACGCCCCGCAGGGCCTCATCGACGGCCCGATGCCGACGCACTACGAGCCGGTCGAGTCGCCGTTCCGCAACCCGCTCTACGGCCAGCAGGGCAACCCCACGCGCAAGGCCTACGACCGCGACGACAACCGGATGAACCCCTCGCCCCCCGAGGAGCACAGCGAGGTCTTCCCCTTCGTCTTCACCACCAGCCGGCTCACCGAGCACCACACCGCCGGCGGCATGAGCCGCTACCTCGAGCACCTCGCCGAGCTCCAGCCCGAGATGTTCGTCGAGGTGTCGCCGGCGCTCGCACGCGAGCGGGGCCTCGAGCACATGGGGTGGTGCCACGTGATCACCGCCCGCTCGGCGATCGAGGGCCGGGTGCTCGTCACCGAGCGGCTGCGCCCGCTGCGGGTCGAGGGCCGCACGGTCCACCAGGTCTGGATGCCCTACCACTGGGGCAGCGGCGGGCTGGTCAGCGGCGACTCGACCAACGACCTGTTCGGCATCTCGCTCGACCCCAACGTGCTCATCCAGGAGAGCAAGGTCGGCACCTGCGACGTACGCCCGGGGCGGCGGCCGCAGGGTGCGGCCCTGCGCGCGCTCGTCGCCGACTACGCGCGCCGCGCCGGGGTGGACGACGGCGTCCCTGCGCGGATCGTCACCGCGTCCGAAGGGGCGCAGGCCAGGTCATTGGCGGGGGCCGACACCAGCGACGACGACCAGCACGACCAGGAGGGCCAGTGA